Within Deinococcus actinosclerus, the genomic segment TATCAGCCGCTCCACTTTCTACCTGCACTTCGAGAACAAGGAAGAGGTTCTCAGCACGTACCTCATTCAGATGATCGGTCGCGTCCACGACGCGCTGCGCGCCTGGGCCGGCCCGGACGACTCCCGCTGGACCGTCTACTTCGCCCATATCGCCCACATCGCCCCGATCCTCAGTTCACTCAGTGACCGCAGCGGCTCCCACGCCATCCTGTCCCGGTATGAGCGTCAGTTCGCGGTGATCATGCAGGATCTCCTCATGCCGGGCCGCGTGACCCCGCTGGAACCGGCCGTGTCCTACCAGGCGCATTACTTCAGCGGCGGGCTGCTGTCCCTGACGTGGTGGTGGGTCGAGCAGGACCACTGCGTCACTCCCGCGCAGGAGATGTCGCGCCGCTACCACGCGTTGTGTAGCGGGCAGCTCTGCCCCTGAAGGTCTGCCCTTGAAGGGGCGCTACCGGATGCCTGGAGT encodes:
- a CDS encoding TetR/AcrR family transcriptional regulator; translation: MVSRNRSVRRTKAALQSALVDLLLEHRNLQAVTVQAICDRASISRSTFYLHFENKEEVLSTYLIQMIGRVHDALRAWAGPDDSRWTVYFAHIAHIAPILSSLSDRSGSHAILSRYERQFAVIMQDLLMPGRVTPLEPAVSYQAHYFSGGLLSLTWWWVEQDHCVTPAQEMSRRYHALCSGQLCP